Proteins from a genomic interval of Microbacterium abyssi:
- the proC gene encoding pyrroline-5-carboxylate reductase has protein sequence MAESLPSLAFLGAGSMGGAILHGVVASGIHVDGGIVATNRTAEKAATLDGLEGVTAIALENTPSGNTDAAASARIVLVGVKPAMVPDLLREIAPALREDAIVVSLAAGVTLATFAEGLGDDVRVIRSMPNTPATVGKAVTGLAAGVAATAEDLALVRQLFELVGAVVEVPEEKIDALSTISGSGPAYVFLLIEELTKAAIGKGFDEVDARLMAEQTFIGATALLVASGEEPAELRRRVTSPKGTTERAVAVLQGAHLDAVFAEATDAALARAKELAEGK, from the coding sequence ATGGCTGAATCGCTTCCGTCCCTCGCATTCCTCGGCGCCGGATCCATGGGAGGCGCCATCCTGCACGGCGTGGTCGCCTCCGGCATCCATGTCGATGGTGGCATCGTCGCCACGAATCGCACGGCGGAGAAGGCCGCGACCCTCGACGGCCTCGAGGGTGTCACCGCGATCGCCCTGGAGAACACCCCCAGCGGGAATACGGATGCCGCGGCATCCGCCCGCATCGTCCTCGTCGGAGTCAAACCGGCGATGGTCCCCGACCTGCTCCGTGAGATCGCGCCCGCGCTGCGCGAGGATGCCATCGTCGTCAGCCTCGCCGCGGGCGTCACGCTCGCGACCTTCGCCGAGGGACTCGGCGACGACGTCCGCGTCATCCGCTCGATGCCGAACACCCCCGCCACGGTAGGGAAGGCCGTCACCGGCCTGGCAGCCGGCGTCGCCGCTACGGCGGAGGACCTGGCGCTCGTGCGGCAGCTCTTCGAACTCGTCGGTGCGGTGGTCGAGGTGCCGGAGGAGAAGATCGACGCGCTCTCCACGATCTCCGGATCGGGCCCCGCGTATGTGTTCCTGCTCATCGAGGAGCTCACGAAGGCCGCCATCGGCAAGGGCTTCGACGAGGTGGACGCCCGGCTCATGGCCGAGCAGACGTTCATCGGCGCGACCGCGCTGCTGGTCGCATCCGGGGAGGAACCGGCCGAGCTCCGCCGCCGCGTGACGAGCCCGAAGGGCACGACTGAGCGGGCGGTCGCGGTCCTGCAGGGCGCGCACCTCGACGCGGTGTTCGCCGAGGCGACGGACGCTGCGCTCGCGCGCGCGAAGGAGCTCGCCGAAGGGAAGTAG
- a CDS encoding alpha/beta hydrolase, whose translation MTSIQDSLLDGVTTRVIDTPRLRVNLLERAADDADTPPERTIVFVHGNVSSALFWQETMLGLPEDVRAIAIDLRGFGDTESLPVDATRGLTDFSDDVHATLDVLGLATAHLVGWSMGGGVVMQYALDHPVLSLTLQAPVSPYGFGGTRPDGSRLTDDDAGCGGGGGNPDFIGRLRSGDMSADAATSPRSVFRASYVAPGYTSDHEDIWIASMNTTSTAEGNYPGDGVASANWPGFGAGDSGVLNTMAPKHFNVSRIVELAEKPPILWVRGTEDAIVSDASFFDLNHLGAVGAIPGWPGAEVAPAQQMVTQTRNVLSAYRNAGGSVTEIEWEGVGHSPHLERPAQFRAALLERIGYAGA comes from the coding sequence ATGACGAGCATCCAGGATTCGCTTCTCGACGGCGTCACCACGCGCGTGATCGACACCCCGCGGCTGCGGGTGAATCTCCTGGAGCGCGCGGCGGATGACGCCGACACTCCCCCGGAGCGCACCATCGTCTTCGTGCACGGCAATGTCTCGTCGGCGCTGTTCTGGCAGGAGACGATGCTCGGTCTGCCTGAGGACGTGCGGGCGATCGCGATCGATCTGCGGGGCTTCGGCGACACCGAATCACTGCCGGTGGATGCGACGCGGGGGCTGACGGACTTCAGCGACGACGTGCACGCCACGCTGGATGTGCTGGGTCTTGCGACCGCACATCTGGTCGGGTGGTCGATGGGCGGCGGGGTCGTGATGCAGTACGCGCTCGACCACCCCGTACTCAGCCTGACGCTGCAGGCGCCGGTCTCGCCGTACGGGTTCGGTGGCACGCGTCCGGACGGCTCGCGCCTCACGGACGACGACGCCGGATGCGGCGGCGGCGGCGGGAACCCGGACTTCATCGGGCGGCTGCGTTCCGGCGACATGTCAGCGGATGCGGCGACGTCGCCGCGCAGTGTGTTCCGGGCGAGCTACGTCGCCCCGGGATACACGAGCGACCACGAGGACATCTGGATCGCCTCGATGAACACGACCTCGACCGCTGAGGGCAACTACCCGGGCGACGGCGTTGCGAGTGCGAACTGGCCCGGCTTCGGCGCGGGGGATTCGGGCGTGCTGAATACGATGGCACCCAAGCACTTCAACGTCTCGCGCATCGTCGAGCTCGCGGAGAAGCCGCCGATCCTGTGGGTGCGCGGCACCGAGGACGCGATCGTGTCGGACGCGTCGTTCTTCGACCTCAATCATCTGGGCGCGGTCGGGGCGATACCCGGCTGGCCGGGCGCCGAGGTCGCTCCGGCGCAGCAGATGGTGACGCAGACCCGGAACGTGCTGTCGGCCTATCGGAATGCCGGGGGCTCGGTGACCGAGATCGAGTGGGAGGGCGTCGGACACTCGCCGCACCTCGAGCGCCCTGCGCAGTTCCGCGCCGCGCTGCTCGAGCGGATCGGGTACGCGGGCGCCTGA
- the upp gene encoding uracil phosphoribosyltransferase — protein MRVHVADHPLITHKLTVLRDERTPSPVFRQLTEELVTLLAYEATRNVKVSPVEIQTPVTTTMGVKISEPRPIVVPILRAGLGMLEGLVKLLPTAEVGFLGMVRDETTFEPTTYAERLPEDLSDRQCFAIDPMLATGGSLAAAIQFFFDRGAKDVTAICLLGTPEGLEAIERLVGDRDVTIVLGALDEGLDENRYIVPGLGDAGDRLYGTV, from the coding sequence ATGCGTGTTCACGTCGCCGACCACCCTCTCATCACTCACAAGCTCACGGTCCTGCGCGACGAGCGCACCCCGTCGCCGGTCTTCCGGCAGCTGACCGAAGAGCTCGTGACCCTGCTCGCCTATGAGGCGACGCGGAACGTCAAGGTCTCGCCGGTCGAGATCCAGACGCCGGTGACGACCACCATGGGCGTGAAGATCTCCGAGCCGCGCCCGATCGTCGTCCCGATCCTGCGGGCAGGATTGGGCATGCTCGAGGGCCTCGTCAAGCTGCTGCCGACGGCGGAGGTCGGCTTCCTCGGCATGGTGCGCGACGAGACCACGTTCGAGCCGACGACCTATGCCGAGCGCCTCCCCGAAGACCTCAGCGACCGCCAGTGCTTCGCGATCGACCCCATGCTCGCCACGGGCGGCTCGCTCGCGGCGGCGATCCAATTCTTCTTCGACCGCGGTGCGAAGGACGTCACCGCGATCTGCCTGCTCGGCACCCCCGAGGGCCTTGAGGCGATCGAGAGGCTCGTGGGCGACCGCGACGTGACGATCGTGCTCGGCGCCCTGGATGAGGGTCTCGACGAAAACCGCTACATCGTGCCTGGTCTCGGCGACGCCGGCGACCGCCTGTACGGCACGGTCTGA
- the tadA gene encoding tRNA adenosine(34) deaminase TadA: MRQADSDGMLRALALAEEAAAAREVPVGAVVLDASGGIVSEGRNTREETHDPTGHAEIVALRQAAACIGSWNLEGHTLVVTLEPCVMCAGAILQARVGRVVFGAWDEKAGAAGSMYDVLRDRRLPYRAEVVGGVAEDASTALLRAFFEQRR, from the coding sequence ATGCGCCAGGCAGACAGCGATGGGATGCTCCGCGCTCTCGCGCTCGCCGAAGAAGCGGCCGCGGCGCGGGAGGTGCCGGTGGGCGCCGTCGTCCTCGACGCCTCCGGCGGCATCGTCTCGGAGGGGCGCAACACCCGCGAGGAGACCCACGACCCGACCGGCCATGCCGAGATCGTCGCGCTCCGGCAGGCCGCGGCATGCATCGGGTCATGGAATCTCGAAGGACACACCCTCGTCGTCACACTCGAGCCGTGCGTCATGTGCGCGGGCGCGATCCTGCAGGCGCGCGTGGGGCGCGTCGTCTTCGGCGCCTGGGACGAGAAGGCGGGCGCCGCCGGTTCCATGTACGACGTGCTGCGCGACCGCCGGCTGCCCTATCGCGCCGAGGTCGTCGGGGGAGTTGCCGAGGATGCCTCGACCGCCCTGCTTCGCGCGTTCTTCGAGCAGCGACGCTGA
- a CDS encoding VOC family protein: MASKPRHHTLDYTELTVTDLAAAKAFYEAAFGWTFVDYGPDYAGIASPDGDGEEVGGLLVSPEGRPVGGPLVLLYSDDLDETAQAIVSAGGTIVQEAYAFPGGRRLHFADPSGNELGVWARQ, from the coding sequence ATGGCATCGAAACCCCGGCATCACACGCTCGACTACACCGAACTCACCGTGACGGATCTGGCCGCGGCGAAAGCGTTCTACGAGGCCGCGTTCGGCTGGACCTTCGTGGATTACGGGCCCGACTACGCCGGCATCGCGTCCCCTGACGGCGATGGCGAAGAGGTCGGCGGGCTGCTGGTCTCACCCGAGGGTCGCCCCGTCGGCGGCCCCCTCGTCCTGCTCTACTCCGACGACCTTGACGAGACCGCTCAGGCGATCGTCAGCGCCGGCGGCACGATCGTGCAAGAGGCGTACGCGTTCCCCGGCGGACGGCGGTTGCACTTCGCCGACCCGAGCGGCAACGAGCTGGGGGTCTGGGCGCGGCAGTAG